A genomic segment from Buchnera aphidicola (Aphis craccivora) encodes:
- the leuC gene encoding 3-isopropylmalate dehydratase large subunit — translation MKKTLYEKIYDSHIVHKEKENISILYIDLHLLHEVTSPQAFDALRKKNRLVRQPKKTFATMDHNVSTISKDIDASGSMAKIQMQQLIKNCNEFNISLYDLNNLNQGIVHVIGPENGMTLPGMTIVCGDSHTSTHGAFGALAFGIGTSEVEHVLATQTLKQQRFKNMKIEIIGRIKNFITAKDIILFTIGQLGTSGGSGYVIEFCGNIIKNMTMEERMTICNMAIEMGAKSALIAPDETTYSYLKNKLYSPHGQFWTEAVNYWKTLKTDEDAVFEKELIIDVTNLSPQITWGTSPDQVLSVNQKIPNYEFFNDPIKRDLAKSACNYMDLKPGICLTDIKIDKVFIGSCTNSRIEDLRLAAKILKNKKISTNVKAIVVPGSGLVKKEAENEGLDKIFINAGFEWRLPGCSMCLGMNDDKLGNGERCASTSNRNFEGRQGRGGRTHLVSPVMAAAAAIYGKFVDVRNLK, via the coding sequence ATGAAAAAAACTTTATATGAAAAAATATATGATTCTCATATTGTACATAAAGAAAAAGAAAATATTTCTATTTTATATATAGATTTACATTTATTACATGAGGTTACATCACCACAAGCTTTTGATGCATTACGCAAGAAAAACCGACTTGTTCGTCAACCTAAAAAAACATTTGCTACAATGGATCATAATGTTTCAACAATAAGTAAAGATATTGATGCATCAGGTTCTATGGCAAAAATACAAATGCAACAGTTAATTAAAAATTGTAATGAATTTAATATATCATTATATGATTTAAATAATTTAAATCAGGGAATTGTTCATGTAATAGGTCCTGAAAATGGAATGACTTTACCTGGTATGACTATAGTTTGTGGTGATTCTCATACATCAACTCACGGTGCATTTGGTGCATTAGCTTTTGGGATTGGAACATCAGAAGTTGAACATGTTCTTGCAACACAAACATTAAAACAACAACGCTTCAAAAATATGAAGATTGAAATAATTGGTAGAATTAAGAATTTTATTACTGCTAAGGATATTATTTTATTTACTATAGGTCAATTAGGAACTTCTGGCGGATCTGGTTATGTAATTGAATTTTGTGGAAATATAATTAAAAATATGACTATGGAAGAACGAATGACAATTTGTAACATGGCAATTGAAATGGGTGCTAAATCTGCATTAATCGCACCTGATGAAACGACATATTCATATCTAAAAAATAAATTATATTCACCTCATGGACAGTTTTGGACAGAAGCAGTTAATTATTGGAAAACATTAAAAACAGATGAAGATGCTGTATTTGAAAAAGAATTGATTATTGATGTTACTAATTTATCCCCTCAAATAACTTGGGGTACTAGTCCAGATCAGGTTTTATCGGTTAATCAAAAAATACCAAATTATGAATTTTTTAATGATCCTATAAAACGAGATTTAGCTAAATCTGCATGTAATTATATGGATTTAAAACCAGGTATATGTTTAACAGATATTAAAATTGATAAAGTTTTTATTGGATCTTGTACAAATTCTCGTATAGAAGATTTAAGATTAGCTGCTAAGATATTAAAAAATAAAAAAATTTCAACTAATGTAAAAGCTATTGTTGTTCCTGGATCAGGTTTAGTAAAAAAAGAAGCTGAAAATGAAGGATTAGATAAAATTTTTATTAATGCAGGATTTGAATGGAGGTTACCTGGTTGTTCAATGTGTTTAGGTATGAATGATGATAAATTAGGTAATGGCGAACGTTGTGCTTCTACTAGCAATCGTAATTTTGAAGGTCGTCAGGGTAGGGGCGGTAGAACACATTTAGTTAGTCCTGTTATGGCTGCTGCTGCTGCTATATATGGAAAATTCGTTGATGTAAGAAATTTAAAATAG